One window of the Janthinobacterium sp. PAMC25594 genome contains the following:
- a CDS encoding transcriptional regulator, whose protein sequence is MKPIFIGIMPQEKIRERVLAIARGIYKPKADEPKVWFTSIKSLAEVLSDENRALLHVILETQPESISALAEITGRKPSNLSRTLKTMSNYGIVELKRERNQVRPVATATEFRIVVN, encoded by the coding sequence ATGAAACCGATTTTTATTGGCATCATGCCGCAAGAGAAAATCCGCGAACGCGTGCTCGCCATCGCTCGCGGCATATATAAACCGAAGGCGGATGAGCCCAAGGTCTGGTTCACTTCGATCAAATCGCTGGCGGAAGTCCTGAGCGACGAAAACCGGGCGTTGTTGCACGTGATTCTGGAAACGCAACCGGAATCCATTTCTGCATTGGCTGAAATAACGGGCCGCAAACCGAGCAACCTGTCACGCACCTTGAAAACAATGTCCAATTACGGCATCGTGGAATTGAAACGGGAGCGAAATCAAGTTCGCCCCGTAGCCACAGCGACGGAGTTTCGCATAGTTGTTAATTGA
- a CDS encoding PhzF family phenazine biosynthesis protein — MIVHLLKCFGAAPGGGNAALVVENDDNGETARQTFARERQVSACVFIDRQADGSVVLDYFYPHTRSPLCLHATLAAAHVLLTAPGDPATLTVTTAMRGQALQLARRAEGLFIGLTSQPAPAVMLEKYVPSELMGQHMHLLSPPVIASVGSPKLLLEVADRTTLRALRPNLELIADWSALHQVNGCYAYCRTGESEYEERNFNHRDPALEDSATGVAAGALAAYLQQSLSLHQGHVTQQPCLIEVQYSAQAIWVGGMVQRST; from the coding sequence ATGATCGTCCACTTATTAAAATGTTTCGGCGCCGCCCCCGGTGGCGGCAATGCGGCGCTGGTCGTGGAAAACGACGACAACGGCGAAACGGCGCGCCAGACCTTCGCCCGCGAGCGGCAAGTGAGCGCCTGCGTCTTCATCGACCGGCAAGCGGACGGCAGCGTCGTGCTCGACTATTTTTATCCGCACACGCGCAGCCCCCTGTGCCTGCACGCCACCCTGGCGGCCGCGCATGTGCTGCTGACGGCGCCCGGCGACCCGGCAACCTTGACGGTGACGACGGCCATGCGCGGACAAGCCTTGCAGCTGGCGCGCCGCGCGGAGGGGCTATTCATTGGCTTGACTTCGCAGCCGGCGCCTGCCGTCATGCTGGAAAAATATGTGCCGTCGGAACTCATGGGCCAGCACATGCACTTGCTGTCGCCGCCCGTGATCGCCTCCGTCGGCAGCCCGAAGCTGCTGCTGGAAGTGGCCGACCGCACCACCCTGCGCGCGCTGCGGCCGAACCTGGAACTGATCGCCGACTGGAGCGCCTTGCATCAGGTCAACGGCTGCTATGCATATTGCCGCACGGGCGAGAGCGAATACGAGGAGCGCAACTTCAACCACCGCGACCCGGCACTGGAAGACAGCGCCACGGGCGTGGCGGCGGGCGCGCTGGCAGCGTATTTACAACAGTCGCTGAGTCTGCATCAGGGCCACGTGACGCAGCAGCCGTGTCTGATCGAGGTGCAATACAGCGCGCAGGCAATCTGGGTGGGTGGCATGGTGCAACGCAGCACCTGA
- a CDS encoding response regulator transcription factor — protein sequence MRLLLVEDDTMIGEVVLDLLRAEHYAVDWVKDGDMADTALQTQTYDLVLLDLGLPRKDGLDVLRSMRLRKLDTPVLVATARDAVEQRIAGLDAGADDYVLKPYDLDELLARIRALLRRASGRPEPIFEHQGVSINPLTREVIAEGHPVNLSAREWAVLEALIARPGIVLSRAQLEEKLYSWKDEVNSNAVEVYIHGLRKKLGSDLIQNVRGLGYMVPKA from the coding sequence ATGCGCTTATTGCTGGTAGAAGACGACACGATGATCGGCGAGGTGGTGCTGGACTTGCTGCGCGCCGAGCACTACGCGGTGGACTGGGTCAAGGATGGCGACATGGCCGATACGGCCCTGCAGACGCAAACCTATGACCTGGTGCTGCTGGACCTGGGCTTGCCGCGCAAGGACGGTCTCGACGTGCTGCGCTCGATGCGTTTGCGCAAGCTGGACACGCCCGTGCTGGTGGCCACGGCGCGCGACGCCGTCGAGCAGCGCATCGCGGGCCTCGACGCGGGCGCCGACGACTACGTCTTGAAACCGTATGACCTCGATGAACTGCTGGCGCGCATCCGCGCCCTGCTGCGGCGCGCCTCGGGCCGGCCGGAACCGATCTTCGAGCACCAGGGCGTGAGTATCAATCCGCTGACGCGCGAAGTGATCGCCGAGGGCCATCCCGTCAACCTGTCGGCGCGCGAGTGGGCCGTGCTGGAAGCGCTGATCGCCCGTCCCGGCATCGTGCTGTCGCGCGCGCAGCTGGAAGAAAAACTGTACAGCTGGAAGGATGAAGTCAACAGCAATGCCGTGGAAGTGTATATCCACGGCTTGCGCAAGAAGCTCGGCAGCGACTTGATCCAGAACGTGCGCGGCCTCGGCTACATGGTACCCAAGGCATGA
- a CDS encoding Do family serine endopeptidase, which translates to MEQQTNTASLKIKRTVAALVAIGVLGAGGAMVVHQNNAGANAAATAAAPVAAAVAPAASAPLVALPDFSQIAARNSPAVVNISVTGSTKVAYDPSAQAGNDDFGNDPFFEFFRRFQGPQGGQRGGRDVPTHGLGSGFIVSPDGIIMTNAHVVRDAREVTVKLNDRREFRAKVLGTDPKTDIAVLKIDANNLPIVPLGHSSDLKVGEWVLAIGSPYGFDSTVTAGVVSAKGRSLPDDSNVPFIQTDVAVNPGNSGGPLFNTRGEVVGINSQIYSQTGGFQGLSFAIPIDLAGRIKDQIVATGKASHAKLGVTVQEVNQGFADSFKLATPEGALVANVERGSPADKAGLKSGDVVRKVNGQRIIASADLPALVGTSLPGDKISLDVWRDGKIVNLTATLGNAADKVAEVAKSDGAAGKVKLGLALRPLQSDEKREAGISAGLLVEDAGGAAANAGVQPGDVLLSVNGHPVNTVEQVRDVVEKSAKSVALLIQRGPDKIFIPVRLG; encoded by the coding sequence ATGGAACAGCAAACGAATACCGCATCGTTGAAAATCAAACGCACCGTAGCCGCGCTGGTCGCGATCGGTGTGCTGGGCGCCGGTGGCGCCATGGTGGTGCATCAGAACAATGCCGGCGCGAATGCCGCAGCGACCGCCGCCGCCCCCGTGGCTGCCGCTGTCGCGCCCGCCGCCAGCGCGCCGCTGGTGGCCTTGCCCGACTTTAGCCAGATCGCCGCGCGCAACAGCCCGGCCGTCGTCAACATCAGCGTCACGGGCAGCACCAAGGTGGCCTACGACCCATCGGCCCAGGCCGGCAACGACGACTTCGGCAACGATCCGTTCTTCGAATTCTTCCGCCGCTTCCAGGGCCCGCAAGGCGGGCAGCGCGGTGGCCGCGACGTGCCCACGCACGGCCTCGGTTCCGGCTTCATCGTCAGCCCGGACGGCATCATCATGACGAATGCCCACGTGGTGCGCGATGCGCGCGAAGTGACGGTCAAGCTCAACGACCGCCGCGAATTCCGCGCCAAGGTGCTCGGTACCGATCCGAAGACGGATATTGCCGTATTGAAAATCGACGCCAACAACCTGCCCATCGTGCCGCTCGGCCATTCGAGCGACCTGAAAGTGGGCGAGTGGGTGCTGGCCATCGGTTCGCCTTATGGCTTCGACAGCACGGTGACGGCGGGCGTGGTCAGCGCCAAGGGCCGTTCCCTGCCCGACGACAGCAATGTGCCGTTCATCCAGACGGACGTGGCGGTGAACCCCGGCAACTCGGGTGGCCCGCTGTTCAATACGCGCGGCGAAGTGGTCGGCATCAATTCGCAGATCTACAGCCAGACGGGCGGCTTCCAGGGCTTGTCGTTCGCCATCCCGATCGACCTGGCCGGCCGCATCAAGGACCAGATCGTCGCCACGGGCAAGGCCAGCCACGCCAAGCTGGGCGTGACGGTGCAGGAAGTCAACCAGGGCTTTGCCGACTCGTTCAAGCTGGCCACGCCGGAAGGCGCGCTGGTGGCCAACGTGGAGCGGGGCAGCCCGGCCGACAAGGCGGGCCTGAAATCGGGCGACGTGGTGCGCAAGGTGAATGGCCAGCGCATCATCGCTTCGGCCGACTTGCCGGCGCTGGTGGGCACGTCCTTGCCCGGCGACAAGATCAGCCTCGATGTCTGGCGTGACGGCAAGATCGTCAACCTGACGGCGACGCTGGGTAATGCGGCCGACAAGGTGGCCGAAGTGGCGAAGAGCGACGGCGCGGCCGGCAAGGTAAAGCTGGGCCTGGCCCTGCGTCCGTTACAATCGGATGAAAAACGCGAGGCGGGCATCAGCGCCGGCCTGCTGGTGGAAGACGCCGGCGGTGCCGCCGCGAATGCCGGAGTGCAGCCGGGCGACGTGCTATTGTCGGTGAATGGCCATCCCGTCAACACGGTCGAGCAAGTGCGCGACGTGGTGGAAAAATCCGCCAAGTCGGTGGCCTTGCTGATCCAGCGCGGCCCCGATAAGATCTTCATTCCCGTGCGTTTGGGTTAA
- a CDS encoding ATP-binding protein: MKVTVTHSLRGRLLWFLLAAIIMAALAQASIAYRSALYDADQIFDYHMQQMALSLRSGAPLANHAQALPADPVNNDMVVQVWTPDGVQVFRSITRAELPQRAVLGFSNVKANGTTYRIFSVQTSSQTVQIAQDMAVRKRMAGSLALRTVGPIALMAPILMLVVWWVVSGSLAPVSRVRKQVAARQADDLSPVSEAGLPDEVRPLVHELNLLFGRVKTAFDAQQHFVADAAHELRTPLAALKLQVLSLERAESEEKRSLAISRVSAGIERATRLVEQLLVLARQEASAASGDQLQAVDLNDVVKRALGDMAGIAQARKIDLGLHHMDPAKVAGQADALNIMLRNLVDNAIKYTPQGGTVDIDLRASPVGVTLSVEDNGPGIPPEERERVFSRFYRVPGTDANGSGLGLAIIKAIAERHGARLVLDKSERLGGLCVRVEFPQAVK, from the coding sequence ATGAAGGTCACGGTGACGCACTCGCTGCGCGGCCGCCTGCTGTGGTTTTTGCTGGCGGCCATCATCATGGCGGCCCTGGCGCAGGCGTCGATCGCCTACCGCAGCGCCCTGTATGACGCCGACCAGATTTTCGACTACCACATGCAGCAGATGGCCCTGTCGCTGCGCTCCGGCGCGCCGCTGGCCAATCACGCGCAAGCCTTGCCGGCCGACCCCGTCAACAATGACATGGTGGTGCAGGTGTGGACGCCGGACGGCGTGCAGGTGTTCCGCTCGATCACGCGCGCGGAACTGCCGCAGCGCGCCGTGCTGGGCTTTTCCAACGTGAAGGCGAACGGCACCACCTACCGCATCTTTTCCGTGCAAACCAGTTCCCAGACCGTGCAGATCGCGCAGGACATGGCCGTGCGCAAGCGCATGGCCGGCAGCCTGGCGCTGCGCACGGTGGGTCCCATCGCGCTGATGGCGCCGATATTGATGCTGGTCGTCTGGTGGGTCGTCAGCGGTTCGCTGGCGCCCGTCTCGCGCGTGCGCAAGCAGGTGGCGGCGCGCCAGGCGGACGATTTATCTCCCGTATCGGAAGCGGGCTTGCCCGACGAAGTGCGCCCCCTGGTGCATGAATTGAACCTGCTGTTCGGGCGCGTCAAAACGGCGTTCGACGCGCAGCAGCATTTCGTCGCCGACGCCGCGCATGAATTGCGCACGCCGCTGGCGGCCCTGAAACTGCAGGTATTGAGCCTGGAGCGGGCCGAATCGGAAGAAAAGCGCAGCCTGGCGATCTCCCGCGTCAGCGCCGGCATCGAGCGGGCCACGCGCCTGGTCGAGCAGCTGCTGGTGCTGGCGCGCCAGGAAGCGAGCGCCGCCAGCGGCGACCAGCTGCAGGCGGTGGACTTGAACGACGTCGTCAAGCGAGCGCTGGGCGACATGGCCGGCATCGCGCAGGCGCGCAAGATCGACCTGGGCCTGCACCATATGGACCCGGCCAAGGTGGCGGGGCAGGCCGATGCGCTCAACATCATGCTGCGCAACCTGGTCGACAACGCCATCAAGTACACGCCGCAGGGCGGCACGGTCGATATCGACCTGCGCGCCAGCCCCGTCGGCGTGACGTTATCGGTGGAAGACAACGGCCCCGGCATCCCGCCCGAGGAGCGCGAACGCGTCTTCAGCCGCTTCTACCGCGTGCCCGGCACGGATGCCAACGGCAGCGGCCTGGGGCTGGCCATCATCAAGGCCATCGCCGAGCGCCATGGCGCGCGCCTGGTGCTGGACAAATCCGAACGCCTGGGCGGCCTGTGCGTGCGCGTGGAATTCCCGCAAGCCGTGAAATGA
- a CDS encoding OsmC domain/YcaO domain-containing protein, translated as MEIKVNFLDKLRLEAKFDDFTVIADQPIRYKGDGSAPGPFDYFLASSALCAAYFVKLYCDTRNISTENIRLSQNNIVDPENRYQQIFKIQVELPADISAKDRQGILRSIDRCTVKKVVQAGPEFVIEEVANLDADAQSLLMLNPTGEASTYIVGKDLPLEQTIANMSGLLAGLGIKIEIASWRNIIPNVWSLHIRDAHSPMCFTNGKGATKESALASALGEYIERLSNNHFYAGSFWGEDIANAPFVHYPNERWFKPGRKDALPKEILDAYTLDIYNPDGELRGSHLVDTNSGNAERGICSLPYVRHSDGEVVYFPSNLIENLYVSNGMSAGNTLVEAQVQCLSEIFERAVKREILEGEIALPDVPQDVLAKYPGILAGIRGLEEQGFPVLVKDASLGGVYPVMCVTLMNPRTGGVFASFGAHPSLEVALERSLTELLQGRSFEGLNDLPQPTFASEAVTEPNNFVEHFIDSSGIVSWRFFSARADYDFVEWDFSGHGENSNAEEAATLFGILAEMGKEVYTAEYDQLGATACRILVPGYSEVYPVEDLIWDNTNKALLFRADILNLHQLDDASLEDLLERLENSELDEYGDIATLIGIEFDENTAWGQLTTLELKLLIHLVLQQFEEAKELVETFLQYNDNTLERKLFYQALNVVLEVELDDALELDDYVVNFRRMFGDARMDAVLGSVDGSVRFFGLTPTSMQLEGLDRHQRLIDSFKKLHAARAKVAAR; from the coding sequence ATGGAAATTAAAGTCAACTTTCTCGACAAGCTGCGTCTCGAAGCCAAGTTCGACGATTTTACCGTCATCGCCGACCAGCCCATCCGCTACAAAGGCGATGGCTCGGCGCCTGGCCCGTTCGATTATTTTTTGGCATCATCGGCACTGTGCGCGGCGTACTTCGTGAAGCTGTATTGCGATACGCGCAATATTTCCACCGAGAATATCCGCCTGTCGCAAAACAATATTGTCGATCCCGAAAATCGTTACCAGCAGATTTTCAAGATCCAGGTCGAGTTGCCGGCCGATATCTCGGCCAAGGATCGCCAGGGCATCCTGCGCTCGATCGACCGTTGCACGGTGAAAAAAGTGGTGCAAGCGGGGCCAGAATTCGTCATTGAAGAAGTCGCGAACCTGGACGCCGATGCGCAATCCTTGCTGATGCTCAATCCGACCGGCGAAGCCAGCACCTATATCGTCGGCAAGGATTTGCCGCTGGAACAGACCATCGCCAATATGTCGGGCCTGCTGGCGGGCCTGGGCATCAAGATTGAAATCGCCTCGTGGCGCAACATCATTCCGAATGTGTGGTCGCTGCATATCCGCGATGCGCACTCGCCCATGTGCTTTACCAACGGCAAGGGCGCGACCAAGGAAAGCGCGCTGGCGTCGGCCTTGGGCGAGTATATCGAGCGCCTCAGCAACAACCATTTCTACGCCGGATCGTTCTGGGGCGAGGACATCGCCAACGCGCCATTCGTGCATTATCCGAACGAGCGCTGGTTCAAGCCGGGCCGCAAGGATGCGCTGCCGAAGGAAATCCTCGATGCGTACACCCTGGATATCTACAACCCCGATGGCGAGCTGCGCGGCTCGCACCTGGTCGACACCAACTCCGGCAATGCGGAGCGCGGCATCTGCTCGCTGCCGTATGTGCGCCATTCCGATGGCGAGGTCGTGTATTTCCCGTCGAACCTGATCGAAAACCTGTACGTCAGCAATGGCATGAGCGCCGGCAATACCCTGGTCGAAGCGCAGGTGCAATGTCTGTCTGAAATTTTTGAGCGGGCCGTCAAGCGCGAAATCCTCGAAGGCGAAATCGCCCTGCCCGACGTGCCGCAGGACGTGCTGGCGAAATACCCGGGTATCCTGGCCGGCATCCGAGGTCTGGAAGAGCAAGGCTTTCCCGTGCTGGTCAAAGATGCGTCGCTGGGCGGCGTGTACCCGGTGATGTGCGTCACCCTGATGAACCCGCGCACGGGCGGTGTGTTTGCCTCGTTCGGCGCGCACCCGAGCCTGGAAGTGGCGCTCGAGCGCAGCCTGACGGAATTGCTGCAGGGCCGCAGCTTTGAAGGCTTGAACGACTTGCCGCAACCGACGTTTGCCAGCGAAGCCGTCACCGAGCCGAACAACTTCGTCGAGCACTTCATCGATTCCAGCGGCATCGTCTCGTGGCGCTTCTTCAGCGCCAGGGCCGATTACGATTTTGTCGAGTGGGATTTTTCCGGCCACGGCGAAAACTCGAATGCCGAGGAAGCGGCGACCCTGTTCGGCATCCTCGCCGAGATGGGCAAGGAAGTCTACACGGCCGAGTACGACCAGCTGGGCGCCACCGCCTGCCGCATTCTCGTGCCAGGCTATTCGGAAGTGTATCCGGTCGAAGATTTGATCTGGGACAACACCAACAAGGCGCTGCTGTTCCGCGCCGACATCCTGAACCTGCATCAGCTCGACGATGCCAGCCTGGAAGACTTGCTCGAGCGCCTGGAAAACAGCGAGCTCGACGAGTACGGCGACATCGCCACCCTGATCGGCATCGAATTTGACGAAAATACGGCGTGGGGCCAGCTGACGACCCTGGAATTGAAGCTGCTGATTCATCTGGTTCTGCAGCAGTTCGAGGAAGCGAAAGAGCTGGTGGAAACCTTCCTGCAGTACAACGACAACACGCTCGAGCGCAAACTGTTCTATCAAGCCTTGAACGTGGTGCTGGAAGTGGAACTCGATGACGCGCTGGAACTGGACGACTACGTCGTCAATTTCCGCCGCATGTTTGGCGACGCCCGCATGGACGCGGTGCTCGGTTCGGTGGACGGCAGCGTGCGCTTCTTCGGCCTGACCCCGACCAGCATGCAACTGGAAGGCCTCGACAGGCACCAGCGCCTGATCGACAGCTTCAAGAAATTGCACGCGGCGCGCGCCAAGGTTGCTGCCCGCTAG
- a CDS encoding TonB-dependent siderophore receptor: MPTLTTLRKAVLISLYGSAALAAFSPAAMAQTTEAGVTDGPVQTVSVVGSRRVTSSATDTMVPVDIIPISRVAEQGGQFDLAQSLQYISPSFNSTRQTGADGADLVDSAALRGLGSDQTLVLVNGKRRHTTALVNLFGARNRGNTGTDMNAIPLLAIKNVQVLRDGAAAQYGSDAIAGVIDIELKKSLGCEAVAGYSQYSAGDGKNYMTSAYCGIALGDKGTLAITGEYLDRGRSNRADADSMRIIGDTKARNKTLYVNGDYATSGTGKLYFTAGAQTRDASSAAFGRGGIGSDDIPSRNSAAMYPNGFVPFINGKIDDQYATIGHRSQIGEWHADFSQTYGYNKMRYDISHTLNASIANLDLMNGGKGVSASSYDAGGFSFQQLTSNADFSRFYDTVMSGMNVAFGAEYRSEEYKIMAGEPGSYSDADGVGMGGNAGSQGFPGFQPGDVTKAKRHSIAAYGDVELDWTERLKTQAALRYEKFSDFGSTVTGKLAASYKVAPNVLLRGSASTGFRAPSLQQVYFSSTFTDFIGGVPTDVVLAPNGGAVANAAGIPKLKEEKSTSFTFGTTWTPTQAISVTADLYNIKIKDRIVLSGRFNADNYPDLAARLALLGVGEAQFFVNSIDTRTRGLDLTASHKGELAGNRLNTFLALNLSKTEVTKVKTPDSLKGYEDVLLSERERLFIEQGGPRAKATLGFDYITGKLESDLRIIYFGPQTLGTFSGTAAGVPNAHYAAKTSADLSFTYSINKNTKLTFGGNNIFNVKPTTQNADETDNGFKYDSVQFGLNGASYFGRLWVKF, encoded by the coding sequence GTGCCGACTCTCACCACCTTGCGTAAAGCAGTCCTCATCAGCCTGTACGGCAGCGCCGCCCTGGCCGCCTTCAGTCCCGCTGCCATGGCCCAGACCACGGAAGCGGGCGTCACGGACGGTCCCGTGCAAACGGTCAGCGTGGTCGGCTCGCGCCGCGTCACCAGTTCCGCCACCGACACCATGGTGCCGGTCGATATCATCCCGATTTCCAGAGTCGCCGAGCAAGGCGGTCAGTTTGACCTGGCGCAATCGCTGCAATACATCTCGCCCTCGTTCAACTCCACGCGCCAGACGGGCGCCGACGGGGCCGACCTCGTCGATTCAGCCGCCTTGCGCGGTCTCGGTTCCGACCAGACCCTGGTGCTGGTCAATGGCAAGCGGCGCCACACGACGGCCCTGGTCAACCTGTTCGGCGCGCGCAACCGCGGCAACACGGGCACGGACATGAATGCGATTCCTTTGCTGGCGATCAAGAACGTGCAAGTGCTGCGCGATGGCGCCGCCGCCCAGTACGGCTCGGACGCCATTGCCGGCGTGATCGACATCGAACTGAAGAAAAGCCTGGGCTGCGAAGCGGTGGCCGGCTACAGCCAGTATTCCGCAGGCGACGGCAAGAATTACATGACCTCCGCGTATTGCGGCATCGCGCTGGGCGACAAGGGCACGCTGGCCATCACGGGCGAATACCTGGACCGGGGCCGCTCGAACCGGGCCGACGCGGACAGCATGCGCATCATCGGCGACACCAAGGCCAGGAACAAGACCCTGTACGTGAATGGCGACTACGCCACCAGCGGCACGGGCAAGCTGTACTTCACGGCCGGCGCGCAAACGCGCGATGCGTCGAGCGCCGCGTTTGGCCGGGGCGGCATCGGCAGCGACGACATTCCGTCGCGCAATTCAGCCGCCATGTATCCGAATGGTTTCGTACCCTTCATTAACGGCAAGATCGACGACCAGTACGCCACCATCGGCCACCGCAGCCAGATCGGCGAATGGCATGCTGACTTTTCGCAAACTTATGGCTACAACAAGATGCGCTACGACATCAGCCATACCCTGAATGCCTCGATCGCCAACCTCGACTTGATGAACGGCGGCAAGGGCGTCAGCGCCAGCAGCTACGATGCGGGCGGCTTCTCTTTCCAGCAGCTGACCAGCAACGCCGATTTCAGCCGCTTTTACGACACGGTAATGAGCGGCATGAACGTGGCCTTCGGCGCCGAATATCGCAGCGAGGAATACAAGATCATGGCCGGCGAACCGGGCTCCTACAGCGACGCCGACGGCGTGGGCATGGGCGGCAATGCGGGCAGCCAGGGCTTTCCCGGCTTCCAGCCCGGCGACGTCACCAAGGCCAAACGCCACAGCATCGCCGCGTATGGCGACGTGGAGCTGGACTGGACGGAGCGCCTGAAAACCCAGGCCGCGCTGCGCTATGAAAAATTCAGCGATTTCGGCTCCACCGTGACGGGCAAGCTGGCCGCCAGCTATAAAGTGGCGCCCAACGTGCTGCTGCGCGGCTCGGCCAGCACGGGCTTCCGCGCACCGTCGTTGCAGCAAGTGTATTTCTCGTCCACCTTCACCGACTTCATTGGCGGCGTGCCCACCGACGTGGTGCTGGCGCCGAACGGCGGCGCCGTCGCCAACGCGGCCGGCATTCCCAAGCTGAAAGAGGAAAAATCCACCAGCTTCACGTTCGGCACCACCTGGACGCCGACGCAAGCCATTTCCGTGACGGCCGACTTGTACAACATCAAGATCAAGGACCGCATCGTGCTGTCGGGCCGCTTCAATGCCGACAATTACCCGGACCTGGCCGCGCGCCTGGCCCTGCTGGGCGTGGGCGAGGCGCAATTCTTCGTCAACTCCATCGACACGCGCACGCGCGGGCTGGACCTGACGGCTTCGCACAAGGGCGAGCTGGCCGGCAACCGCCTGAACACCTTCCTGGCCTTGAATTTGAGCAAAACGGAAGTGACGAAAGTCAAGACGCCTGACTCGCTGAAAGGCTATGAAGACGTGCTGCTGTCCGAGCGCGAACGCCTGTTCATCGAACAGGGCGGCCCGCGCGCGAAAGCCACGCTGGGCTTCGACTACATCACGGGCAAGCTGGAATCGGACCTGCGCATCATCTATTTTGGCCCGCAAACCCTGGGCACCTTCAGCGGTACGGCCGCCGGCGTGCCCAACGCCCACTACGCGGCCAAGACCTCGGCCGACCTGAGCTTTACCTACAGCATCAACAAAAATACCAAGCTGACCTTTGGCGGCAACAACATCTTCAACGTCAAGCCGACCACGCAAAACGCGGACGAAACGGACAACGGCTTCAAGTACGACAGCGTGCAGTTCGGCCTGAACGGCGCTTCGTATTTCGGACGGCTGTGGGTGAAATTCTGA
- a CDS encoding DUF6516 family protein, whose amino-acid sequence MRIDPAIDTLLDLDGSILDQDGGYWIKIEARRTEVSDEIPHGIRYSLTLHEPYGKRILGYDNAHMVKPPKKFKYAGRIVAFDHKHRHPSDQGVPYEFKDAQHLINDFFADVDRVLLEVKKQ is encoded by the coding sequence ATGCGGATCGATCCTGCCATTGATACATTGCTGGACCTGGATGGCTCCATCCTCGACCAGGATGGCGGTTATTGGATCAAGATAGAAGCCAGGCGGACGGAAGTGTCGGATGAGATTCCTCACGGCATACGCTACTCGCTGACGCTGCACGAACCGTATGGCAAACGCATCCTCGGTTACGACAATGCGCACATGGTAAAGCCGCCAAAGAAATTCAAATATGCGGGACGTATCGTGGCTTTTGACCATAAACACCGGCATCCGTCAGATCAGGGAGTGCCATACGAATTCAAGGATGCGCAGCATCTCATCAATGATTTCTTTGCTGACGTGGACCGCGTTTTGCTGGAGGTAAAAAAGCAATGA
- the coaD gene encoding pantetheine-phosphate adenylyltransferase: protein MQRIGFSGTLDPITNGHMWVIGEARSLADEVIVFLSQNPAKKPQFPAEDRKRIIEQSARECGWDNVQVVIVKGDYTARAAKKHGCDYLIRGIRTTADFDYENLIQQTNVDVLQGAKTIFVMPPRDLGSVSSSFVKALEGPVGWNWTMKKFVPGPAYHAWILDCLRKEWEALWHYATASAADVALADHWFAHLTGPQAYGGADRHYHNLDHLVHGLSEIRVWADNTFAPKRDSALVKKAFWFHDAVYSHDDEALYSSEEASAQLWLASGLDAGDNLDVAQLIRATDHFQGPAISHALKDAMLSADLAILGQDEEVYQAYTQAIGREYAHVDPARFNEQRGLALQHLCGKAQAGQLFGDAYFADQYNARAIENMQKEIAAMAGG, encoded by the coding sequence ATGCAGAGAATCGGATTTTCAGGAACCCTCGACCCCATCACCAATGGCCACATGTGGGTGATCGGCGAAGCGCGTTCGCTCGCCGACGAGGTGATCGTGTTCCTGTCGCAAAACCCCGCCAAGAAGCCGCAGTTCCCGGCCGAAGACCGCAAGCGCATCATCGAACAGAGCGCGCGCGAGTGCGGCTGGGACAATGTACAGGTGGTCATCGTCAAGGGCGACTACACGGCGCGCGCGGCGAAAAAGCATGGCTGCGACTACCTGATCCGCGGCATCCGCACGACGGCCGATTTCGACTATGAAAACCTGATCCAGCAAACCAATGTGGACGTGCTGCAGGGCGCCAAGACGATTTTCGTCATGCCGCCGCGCGACCTCGGTTCCGTCAGCTCCAGCTTCGTCAAGGCGCTGGAAGGGCCGGTGGGATGGAACTGGACCATGAAGAAATTCGTCCCCGGTCCCGCCTACCACGCGTGGATACTCGACTGCCTGCGCAAGGAGTGGGAAGCGCTGTGGCATTACGCCACCGCTTCGGCGGCCGACGTCGCGCTGGCCGATCACTGGTTCGCGCACCTGACGGGGCCGCAGGCGTATGGCGGCGCGGACCGTCACTATCACAACCTCGACCACCTGGTGCACGGCCTGTCCGAGATCCGCGTGTGGGCCGACAATACCTTTGCACCGAAGCGCGACAGCGCGCTGGTCAAGAAGGCGTTCTGGTTCCACGACGCCGTCTACAGCCACGACGACGAAGCCCTGTACTCGAGCGAAGAGGCGAGCGCCCAGCTGTGGCTGGCCAGCGGCCTCGATGCGGGGGACAACCTCGATGTGGCGCAATTGATACGCGCCACCGACCATTTCCAGGGCCCCGCCATCAGCCACGCGCTGAAGGACGCCATGCTCAGCGCCGACCTGGCCATCCTGGGCCAGGATGAAGAGGTGTACCAAGCCTACACGCAAGCCATCGGAAGAGAATACGCACACGTGGACCCCGCGCGCTTCAACGAGCAGCGGGGCCTGGCCCTGCAGCATTTATGCGGCAAGGCGCAGGCGGGCCAGCTGTTTGGCGATGCGTATTTCGCCGATCAATACAACGCGCGGGCCATTGAAAACATGCAGAAGGAGATCGCGGCGATGGCGGGCGGCTGA